A stretch of the Clostridium botulinum genome encodes the following:
- a CDS encoding lantibiotic protection ABC transporter ATP-binding protein: MNEIILQTKRLYKTFKKQEAVKDVSISVQRNSIYGLLGPNGAGKSTLLKMIIGMLRPTSGEVLFNGHKWSRKDLGSIGSLIESAPLYENLTARENLKVRTTVLGLPDSRMDEVLSIVELEDTGKKRAGQFSMGMKQRLGIAIALLNNPKLLILDEPTNGLDPFGIQELRELIRSFPSKGITVILSSHILSEVEQIADHIGIISGGVLGYEGELKRGEDLEKLFMNIAGKYRREK, from the coding sequence ATGAATGAAATTATTTTACAAACAAAGAGGTTGTATAAAACATTTAAAAAACAAGAGGCAGTTAAAGATGTTTCAATATCAGTTCAGAGAAATTCAATATATGGATTACTTGGACCAAATGGGGCAGGAAAATCAACATTATTAAAGATGATTATAGGAATGCTTAGACCAACTTCAGGTGAAGTTTTATTTAATGGACATAAATGGAGTAGAAAGGATCTTGGCAGTATTGGTTCTTTAATAGAGTCAGCACCTTTGTATGAAAATTTAACGGCAAGAGAAAATTTAAAGGTTAGAACTACGGTACTTGGACTTCCAGATTCAAGAATGGATGAAGTATTAAGTATAGTAGAACTTGAAGACACAGGAAAAAAGAGAGCAGGACAATTTTCTATGGGTATGAAACAAAGACTAGGAATTGCAATTGCACTTTTAAATAATCCAAAGCTCTTAATTTTAGATGAACCAACTAATGGACTTGATCCCTTTGGAATACAAGAATTAAGAGAACTTATACGTTCTTTTCCAAGCAAAGGTATTACAGTTATATTATCAAGTCATATATTAAGTGAAGTAGAGCAGATTGCTGACCATATTGGAATTATATCAGGTGGAGTTCTTGGCTATGAAGGAGAGTTAAAAAGAGGAGAAGACTTAGAAAAGTTATTTATGAATATTGCGGGAAAATATAGGAGGGAGAAGTAA
- a CDS encoding DUF6483 family protein: MKMVIKMNLEKLINELARNMGKALLHKKEDTGEIINLHKADSSDYIRIILKSLILKKEYNKAENILFEEIEKNKSEKIYKVALNFYDLLIDKSDNELHKGNFLREEVYQ, encoded by the coding sequence ATGAAGATGGTGATTAAAATGAATCTAGAAAAACTAATTAATGAACTTGCAAGAAATATGGGAAAAGCATTATTACACAAAAAAGAAGATACTGGTGAAATCATAAATTTACATAAAGCCGATTCATCTGACTACATTCGTATAATATTAAAAAGTCTTATTCTAAAAAAGGAATATAATAAGGCTGAAAATATTCTCTTTGAAGAAATTGAAAAAAATAAATCTGAAAAAATTTATAAAGTTGCACTTAATTTTTATGATTTACTAATAGATAAAAGTGATAATGAACTACATAAAGGAAATTTTTTAAGAGAAGAAGTTTATCAATGA
- the secG gene encoding preprotein translocase subunit SecG produces MHTFLQIAEIIVGIAIIAVVLKQPAKADGFNLVSSGNDTFYSKNKTKTYESVLAKTTVVLAIIFAIITIGLTLTSK; encoded by the coding sequence ATGCATACATTTTTACAGATAGCAGAAATAATAGTTGGTATAGCTATAATAGCTGTAGTTTTAAAACAACCAGCTAAGGCAGATGGATTTAACTTAGTTTCTTCAGGAAATGATACGTTTTATTCTAAAAATAAAACAAAAACATATGAGTCAGTGTTAGCGAAAACAACAGTTGTTTTAGCAATAATTTTTGCAATAATAACAATAGGATTAACATTAACTAGTAAATAG
- a CDS encoding AAA family ATPase, which yields MTITRVSLENFTVFNKLDLDFSDGINIFIGENGCGKTHLMKAIYSACQAVRTDISFPHKLVRVFKPDDLRIGRLTKRKAGNGTTKMKFFSESTSMEC from the coding sequence GTGACTATAACACGAGTAAGTCTTGAAAATTTCACTGTATTTAATAAATTAGATTTAGATTTTAGTGATGGAATAAATATTTTTATAGGGGAAAACGGGTGTGGAAAGACACATTTAATGAAAGCAATATATAGTGCATGTCAAGCAGTTAGAACGGATATATCATTTCCACATAAATTGGTTAGAGTTTTTAAGCCTGATGATTTAAGAATAGGGAGATTAACTAAAAGAAAAGCTGGAAATGGTACAACAAAGATGAAATTCTTTTCTGAGAGCACTTCTATGGAATGTTAA
- a CDS encoding MerR family transcriptional regulator translates to MVKNYTISEIAKIFNITTNKIRFYEKKGLLLPIREKDNEYRKFNDEDIIRLQSILLYRSIGLTIKDIKNILDNNEKENYLTHFNNQWELVNNEIHRLNGIRKSLENVIDRLYEETTEYKIDNEILDIINNSNELNNIKNNWEDKWNFNDWAKTYDRDVIEDKGELKIYKNYNLILQSVYNLVKNSKLKKPIILEIGVGTGNLSSKFLDNNFDIIGIDQSRKMLSVAKQKYPKLKVRLGEFLKIPYDNKYFDVIVSTYAFHHLNQEEKVIAIEEMLRVLKDNGIIVIGDLMFKSKDDEKDILHELSKKQVEEVKDEYYSYIDFLQNEFKKYNKKLEYKKIDKFNYVIQVK, encoded by the coding sequence GTGGTAAAGAATTATACTATTAGTGAAATAGCTAAAATTTTTAATATAACTACCAATAAAATTAGATTTTACGAGAAAAAAGGTTTGTTGTTACCAATAAGAGAAAAAGACAATGAATATAGAAAATTTAACGATGAAGATATAATTAGACTTCAATCTATATTATTGTACAGATCAATAGGATTAACCATTAAAGATATTAAAAATATATTAGATAATAATGAAAAAGAAAATTACTTAACTCATTTTAATAATCAGTGGGAATTAGTTAATAATGAGATTCACAGGCTTAATGGTATAAGAAAGTCATTAGAAAATGTAATAGATAGGCTTTATGAAGAAACAACGGAATATAAAATAGATAATGAAATATTAGATATAATAAATAACAGTAATGAATTAAACAATATTAAAAATAATTGGGAAGACAAGTGGAATTTTAATGATTGGGCAAAAACATATGATAGAGATGTTATAGAGGATAAAGGGGAATTAAAAATATATAAAAATTATAACTTAATACTACAAAGTGTATATAATTTAGTTAAGAATTCAAAACTAAAAAAACCAATTATACTAGAAATAGGGGTAGGTACAGGAAATTTATCAAGTAAATTTTTAGATAACAATTTCGATATAATAGGAATAGATCAATCGAGAAAAATGTTATCAGTGGCAAAACAAAAATATCCTAAATTAAAAGTTAGACTAGGTGAATTTTTAAAAATACCATATGATAATAAATATTTTGATGTTATTGTTTCAACATACGCATTTCATCATTTAAATCAAGAGGAAAAAGTTATAGCAATAGAAGAAATGTTAAGAGTATTAAAAGATAATGGAATTATAGTTATTGGAGACTTAATGTTTAAAAGTAAAGATGATGAAAAAGATATTTTACATGAATTATCTAAAAAACAAGTAGAAGAAGTAAAAGATGAGTATTATTCATATATTGACTTTTTACAAAATGAATTTAAAAAGTATAACAAAAAATTAGAATATAAAAAAATAGATAAATTTAATTATGTAATACAAGTAAAATAA
- a CDS encoding lantibiotic immunity ABC transporter MutE/EpiE family permease subunit: MVEYFISENMKIKRKFVKRLVWIAPIMVILLSVFLTANYFQVSIYNWWYTLILPGVIAIEGCFLYKIDGVMKNKSVMALPVDLKKVWTCKILVAVKNIVISCMIIFIAGQLSVFVIPMRSESNISMLSGFIGILVIIITSIWEIPLWFFLGNKIGMFSSIILSVATNIFSIVMATKKFWIINPFSYTSRLMCPILRLLPNGLLAKEGSKTFTPELLNTSSIPLGIGVSVVLFIVITYLTAKWYERQEVK, translated from the coding sequence ATGGTTGAATACTTTATTTCAGAAAATATGAAGATAAAGCGTAAATTTGTAAAGAGATTAGTATGGATAGCTCCAATAATGGTGATTCTCCTTTCAGTTTTTTTAACAGCAAATTATTTTCAAGTGTCTATTTATAATTGGTGGTATACCTTAATTCTTCCAGGGGTTATTGCTATAGAGGGATGCTTTTTGTATAAGATAGATGGGGTTATGAAAAATAAATCAGTAATGGCACTGCCTGTAGATTTGAAAAAAGTATGGACTTGTAAAATACTAGTGGCAGTAAAAAATATAGTGATTTCTTGTATGATTATTTTCATAGCTGGTCAGTTAAGTGTATTTGTTATTCCAATGAGAAGTGAATCTAATATTTCAATGTTAAGTGGCTTTATAGGGATTTTAGTAATAATTATTACATCAATTTGGGAGATTCCACTATGGTTTTTTTTAGGAAATAAAATAGGAATGTTTTCAAGTATTATATTAAGTGTAGCCACAAATATATTTTCCATAGTTATGGCTACAAAAAAGTTTTGGATAATTAATCCTTTTTCATATACATCTAGACTTATGTGTCCTATATTAAGACTTCTTCCAAACGGACTTTTAGCAAAGGAAGGTAGTAAAACATTCACACCAGAACTTTTAAACACATCATCAATACCACTTGGAATTGGAGTTTCTGTAGTGTTATTTATAGTAATTACTTATTTAACAGCTAAATGGTATGAAAGACAGGAGGTAAAATAA
- a CDS encoding tRNA dihydrouridine synthase produces MRYYLAPMEGITGYIYRNSYEKFFGNIDKYFTPFIVTNKNIRFKAKELRDVLPENNEGMSIVPQILTNDSEGFISISRKLQQLGYNEINLNLGCPAGTVVSKNRGSGFLAKREELDRFLDEIFKIEDMKISIKTRIGKDSPEEFYELIKIYNKYPLEELIIHPRTREDFYKNEPNLQVFKDALSLSVNPVCYNGDIFTVDNYNKLIEAFPEIKTVMIGRGILANPGLVNEIKDNKNLNKKLLKDFHDEILNSYIELFNEDRNAMFRMKELWGYMIYIFSDNKKYAKKIRKAQNLRDYKEAVSSLFREQEIIKGAGLFNN; encoded by the coding sequence ATGAGATATTATTTAGCACCAATGGAAGGAATTACGGGATACATATATAGAAATTCTTATGAAAAATTTTTTGGTAATATTGATAAATATTTTACACCCTTTATTGTTACAAATAAAAATATACGCTTTAAGGCTAAAGAATTAAGAGATGTTTTGCCTGAAAATAATGAAGGAATGAGTATAGTTCCTCAAATACTTACTAACGATTCAGAAGGTTTTATTAGTATTTCTAGAAAATTACAACAATTAGGTTACAATGAGATTAATTTGAACTTAGGATGTCCTGCTGGAACGGTTGTGTCAAAAAATAGAGGATCAGGATTTTTAGCAAAACGAGAAGAACTTGATAGGTTTTTAGATGAAATATTTAAAATAGAGGATATGAAAATTTCTATAAAAACTAGAATAGGAAAAGATAGTCCAGAAGAATTTTATGAGCTAATAAAAATTTATAATAAATATCCCTTAGAAGAATTAATTATCCATCCTAGAACTAGGGAAGATTTTTATAAAAATGAACCCAACTTACAGGTATTTAAAGATGCATTATCTTTAAGCGTAAATCCAGTATGTTATAACGGAGATATTTTTACTGTGGATAATTATAATAAATTAATAGAAGCTTTTCCAGAAATAAAAACAGTAATGATAGGAAGAGGAATATTAGCAAATCCAGGTTTAGTTAATGAGATTAAAGATAATAAGAATTTAAATAAAAAACTATTAAAAGATTTTCATGATGAAATTTTAAATAGTTATATAGAATTATTTAATGAAGATAGAAATGCAATGTTTAGAATGAAAGAACTATGGGGATATATGATTTATATATTTTCAGATAATAAAAAATATGCTAAAAAAATAAGAAAGGCTCAAAATTTAAGAGATTATAAAGAAGCTGTTTCAAGTTTATTTAGGGAACAGGAAATAATAAAAGGGGCTGGATTATTTAATAATTAA
- a CDS encoding sodium-translocating pyrophosphatase produces MSAYLPIVCGVLALICALTLSNGIIKENAGNERMTEISGYIHEGAMAFLKREYKYLAGFIVIVSIIIIVALDYKTALCFICGAIFSILAGYFGMNVATRANVRTAQAARTGQSKALRIAFSGGAVMGLSVVGLGILGLSIFCLLFGDNPDYITGFGLGASSIALFARVGGGIYTKAADVGADLVGKVEAGIPEDDPRNPAVIADNVGDNVGDVAGMGADLFESYVGSIISALTLGYFLFQGDQDKIMFPLMLASIGIVASIIGVIFARGSKSSNPQRALNTGTYIGGILVIIGSFIFSKNTFGDYKAFGAIFAGLVVGILIGKVTEIYTSDRYKYVQRIASQSETGAATTIISGFAVGMYSTVIPIILISVGVLFSFYIMGGTVNPELGLYGISLAAVGMLSTTGITVAVDAYGPIADNAGGIAEMADLPPEVREITDKLDSVGNTTAAIGKGFAIGSAALTALALFASYAQKTGLDAINLLTPVTLVGLLIGAMLPFLFGALTMESVGKAANEMIEEVRHQFKTIPGIMEGKAKPNYKKCVDISTSAALKEMILPGILAIIVPLAVGMLLGVEALGGLIGGAVSSGVLIAILMANAGGAWDNAKKYIEGGAHGGKGGDAHKASVVGDTVGDPFKDTSGPAMNILIKLMTIVSLVFATLIANNGGILLKLFK; encoded by the coding sequence ATGAGTGCGTATTTACCAATAGTATGTGGGGTACTGGCATTAATTTGTGCTTTAACTCTTAGTAATGGCATAATTAAAGAAAATGCAGGTAATGAGAGAATGACAGAAATATCAGGGTATATCCATGAGGGGGCTATGGCATTTTTAAAAAGAGAATATAAGTATCTTGCTGGATTTATAGTTATAGTATCAATAATTATAATTGTAGCACTTGATTATAAAACAGCGCTATGCTTTATATGTGGAGCCATATTCTCAATTTTAGCTGGTTATTTTGGAATGAATGTAGCAACAAGAGCTAATGTAAGAACAGCTCAAGCAGCAAGAACTGGTCAGAGCAAAGCATTAAGAATAGCATTTTCTGGTGGAGCAGTTATGGGATTATCTGTTGTTGGACTTGGTATACTTGGACTTTCAATTTTCTGTTTATTATTTGGAGACAATCCTGATTATATAACTGGATTTGGACTTGGTGCAAGTTCTATAGCATTGTTTGCTCGTGTCGGTGGAGGAATATATACAAAAGCAGCTGACGTTGGAGCAGATCTTGTTGGTAAAGTAGAAGCAGGTATACCAGAAGATGATCCTAGAAATCCTGCTGTTATAGCTGATAATGTTGGAGATAATGTTGGAGATGTGGCTGGTATGGGAGCTGATTTATTTGAATCTTATGTAGGTTCTATAATTTCAGCATTAACATTGGGATATTTCTTATTTCAAGGAGATCAAGATAAAATAATGTTCCCTCTAATGTTAGCATCTATAGGCATTGTAGCATCGATTATAGGAGTGATTTTTGCAAGAGGAAGTAAGAGTAGTAATCCACAAAGAGCACTTAATACAGGAACATATATTGGAGGAATATTAGTTATTATTGGATCATTTATTTTTAGTAAAAATACATTTGGAGATTATAAAGCTTTTGGTGCAATATTTGCAGGATTAGTTGTAGGAATATTAATAGGAAAAGTTACAGAAATATATACATCTGATAGATATAAATATGTACAAAGAATTGCAAGTCAATCAGAAACTGGTGCAGCAACAACAATAATATCAGGATTTGCAGTTGGAATGTATTCAACTGTTATACCAATTATTCTTATATCAGTAGGAGTTTTATTTTCATTTTATATAATGGGGGGAACTGTTAATCCTGAACTAGGATTATACGGTATATCTCTTGCAGCAGTAGGAATGCTTTCAACTACAGGTATTACAGTTGCAGTTGATGCATATGGACCTATAGCAGATAATGCTGGAGGAATAGCTGAGATGGCTGACCTTCCACCGGAAGTTAGAGAAATTACTGACAAATTGGATTCTGTAGGTAATACTACAGCAGCAATAGGAAAAGGTTTTGCAATTGGCTCAGCGGCATTAACGGCCCTTGCATTATTTGCATCCTATGCGCAAAAAACAGGACTTGATGCAATAAATCTTTTAACACCTGTTACACTAGTAGGCTTGTTAATAGGAGCAATGTTACCATTCTTATTTGGAGCTTTGACAATGGAATCTGTAGGAAAAGCAGCAAATGAGATGATAGAAGAAGTTAGACATCAATTTAAAACAATACCAGGAATTATGGAAGGAAAGGCAAAACCCAACTATAAAAAATGCGTTGACATTTCAACATCAGCAGCTTTAAAAGAAATGATACTTCCAGGAATATTAGCTATAATAGTTCCTTTAGCAGTAGGTATGCTTCTAGGTGTTGAAGCATTAGGAGGATTAATAGGTGGAGCAGTATCATCTGGGGTTTTAATTGCAATATTAATGGCAAACGCAGGTGGAGCTTGGGACAATGCTAAAAAGTATATAGAAGGTGGAGCTCATGGTGGAAAAGGCGGAGATGCACACAAAGCATCTGTAGTAGGAGACACCGTAGGAGATCCATTTAAAGATACATCAGGACCTGCTATGAATATATTAATAAAATTAATGACAATAGTATCACTCGTATTTGCAACACTTATAGCTAATAATGGAGGAATATTATTAAAGTTATTTAAATAA
- the ltrA gene encoding group II intron reverse transcriptase/maturase — protein MNNSNKLQRKQTTQYRGRLVEVEVELQGKRGAQSNNLALAKGERENNVVDDTNNLLEKVLARENMLKAMKRVVANRGSHGIDGMRVDELRGFIIKNWLTIKQKLLEGRYKPSPVRRVEIPKPDGGIRLLGIPTVLDRLIQQALAQELNKIYDPTFSDNSYGFRPNKSAKQAILKSRQYINEGHKWVVDIDLEKFFDKVNHDILMERLSRRIKDKRVLKLIRNYLKSGIMINGLKVKSDKGTPQGGPLSPILANIMLDEVDKELEKRGHRFCRFADDCNIYVKSKKAGLRVMASIRKILEGLLKLKVNENKSAVDFVTRRKFLGFSFYFAKGGANIRIHEKSYKRFTNKIRKLTNRNKGISMEYRVYMINQLTIGWINYFGIAKANAKIQKIDSWIRRRLRSCIWKQWKKVKTRGRNLIKLGLPTYKAWEYANTRKGYWRISKSPILDTILNNKYIENLGYKSISKRYQLIHNS, from the coding sequence TTGAATAATTCAAATAAATTACAAAGAAAGCAGACAACTCAATATAGAGGTCGCCTTGTGGAAGTAGAAGTGGAACTTCAAGGTAAACGAGGGGCGCAGAGTAATAATTTGGCGTTAGCAAAGGGAGAAAGAGAAAACAATGTAGTAGATGATACTAATAATCTACTTGAAAAGGTTTTAGCTAGAGAAAATATGCTAAAAGCTATGAAAAGAGTAGTTGCCAATAGAGGAAGTCATGGTATTGATGGTATGAGAGTCGATGAACTTCGAGGGTTTATTATCAAAAATTGGCTAACAATTAAGCAAAAGTTATTAGAAGGAAGGTATAAACCTTCACCAGTTAGGAGAGTGGAAATACCAAAACCTGACGGTGGAATTAGATTGCTTGGAATACCTACTGTACTTGATAGATTAATACAACAGGCATTAGCTCAAGAACTTAATAAAATTTATGACCCTACCTTTTCGGATAATAGCTATGGATTTAGACCAAATAAAAGTGCTAAACAAGCTATATTAAAATCAAGACAATATATCAATGAGGGGCATAAATGGGTTGTTGATATAGACTTAGAAAAATTCTTTGATAAAGTTAACCATGATATATTAATGGAAAGACTTTCAAGAAGAATAAAGGACAAAAGGGTACTTAAACTAATTAGAAATTATCTTAAATCTGGAATAATGATAAATGGATTGAAGGTAAAATCAGATAAAGGTACACCGCAAGGTGGTCCATTAAGCCCAATACTTGCTAATATTATGCTTGATGAAGTAGATAAAGAACTTGAGAAAAGAGGTCATAGATTTTGCCGATTTGCAGATGACTGCAACATTTATGTCAAAAGTAAAAAGGCAGGATTAAGAGTTATGGCAAGTATAAGAAAAATACTTGAAGGTTTATTAAAACTTAAAGTTAATGAAAATAAAAGTGCAGTAGATTTTGTGACGAGAAGAAAATTTCTTGGATTTTCATTCTATTTTGCAAAAGGCGGAGCCAATATAAGAATACATGAAAAGTCATATAAAAGATTCACAAATAAAATAAGAAAATTAACAAACCGTAATAAAGGTATAAGTATGGAATATAGAGTTTATATGATTAACCAATTAACGATTGGATGGATTAATTACTTTGGAATAGCGAAAGCTAACGCTAAAATACAAAAAATAGATAGTTGGATAAGAAGAAGGTTAAGGAGTTGTATTTGGAAACAATGGAAAAAGGTTAAAACTAGAGGACGAAACCTCATAAAACTAGGTCTTCCGACCTATAAAGCATGGGAATATGCAAATACAAGAAAAGGCTATTGGAGAATATCCAAAAGCCCAATTCTTGATACAATCTTAAACAACAAATATATTGAAAATCTTGGTTACAAAAGTATATCTAAAAGATATCAGCTAATACATAATTCTTAA
- the smpB gene encoding SsrA-binding protein SmpB, whose translation MAKDKKNNTLAQNRKAYHEYFIEETFEAGIALVGTEVKSIRGGKANLKDSYASIKNGEVFVCNMHISPYEQGNIFNKDPLRERKLLLHKSQINTLLGYTAQQGYTLIPLSLYLKKGRVKVALGVAKGKKNYDKRDAIAAKSAKRDIDRQMKERMRY comes from the coding sequence ATGGCTAAGGATAAAAAAAACAATACCCTTGCACAAAATAGAAAAGCTTATCACGAATATTTTATAGAGGAAACTTTTGAAGCTGGTATAGCTCTTGTTGGAACTGAGGTAAAATCTATAAGAGGTGGTAAAGCTAATTTAAAGGATAGTTATGCAAGTATCAAAAACGGAGAAGTTTTTGTATGTAATATGCATATAAGCCCTTATGAGCAAGGAAACATATTTAATAAAGATCCTTTAAGAGAAAGAAAGTTATTACTTCACAAAAGTCAAATTAACACTTTATTAGGATATACAGCGCAACAGGGGTATACACTAATACCACTTAGTCTTTACCTTAAAAAAGGAAGAGTAAAAGTAGCCCTTGGAGTTGCAAAAGGTAAAAAGAATTATGATAAGAGAGACGCTATAGCTGCAAAATCTGCAAAGCGTGATATCGACAGACAAATGAAAGAAAGAATGCGTTACTAA
- the rnr gene encoding ribonuclease R, whose amino-acid sequence MNIKTILLGFMKEQAYKPMDIQELARIFGISKKDMKSFKELLKTMEKEGSVIKTRTNHYGIPEKMGLVVGRLQGHQRGYGFVIPEDGSPDLFVISSYMNGAMHGDRVVAQVLKEENNGKRREGEIIRVTERANETIIGVFEASKNFGFVVPEEKRIHQDIFIPKEHTNGATNGDVVIVNITQWPEKRRNPEGKVVEVLGKKGEKGIDILTIIKKYKLPEEFPAKVKNYALNIPQEIPEEEFDNQSREDLTDVTMVTIDGEDAKDLDDAVSIKKLDNGNYLLGVHIADVSHYVKEKNPLDREALKRATSVYLINKVIPMLPKELSNGICSLNPKVNRLAMTCFMEINDKGKVVDYRITKSIIKTNERMTYTDVTKILRDKDEETIEKYKDLYEDFKLMEKLCEILYKKRISRGAIDFEFEESKIILDDNGKPIDVKPYERAIANRIIEEFMLVCNETVAEHMYWTKLPFVYRIHEDPDEEKLQRFREFAYNLGYFIKPSKEVHPKALQEIIESVKGKKEETVVNTLLLRSLKQARYAPQCVGHFGLAAKFYCHFTSPIRRYPDLIIHRIIKESLDGTIDENRFRQLESAVDYASMQSSDMERLAMEAEREVDDLKKAEYMSTKIGEEYTGIVSSVTNFGMFVQLPNTIEGLIHISTMDDDYYVYDEDHLCLVGERRKNVYRLGDEAKIRVSRVDLASYEIYFDLIKEEEENEEHEIPEMPIENIGEQLILSEEDERLNDEIDKMLNK is encoded by the coding sequence ATGAATATAAAAACTATACTTTTAGGTTTTATGAAAGAGCAAGCATATAAACCTATGGATATACAAGAACTTGCAAGGATATTTGGAATTTCAAAAAAAGATATGAAAAGTTTTAAAGAACTTCTTAAAACGATGGAAAAAGAAGGTAGCGTCATTAAAACTAGAACAAATCATTACGGAATACCAGAAAAGATGGGACTTGTAGTAGGAAGACTTCAAGGACATCAAAGAGGATATGGATTTGTTATACCTGAGGATGGAAGCCCTGATCTTTTTGTAATTTCTTCATATATGAATGGTGCTATGCACGGTGATAGAGTAGTGGCTCAAGTTCTAAAAGAAGAAAACAATGGAAAAAGACGTGAGGGAGAAATAATTAGAGTAACTGAAAGAGCTAATGAAACAATAATAGGTGTTTTTGAAGCTAGCAAAAATTTTGGATTTGTGGTACCGGAAGAGAAAAGAATTCATCAGGATATATTTATTCCAAAAGAACATACAAATGGAGCTACAAATGGAGATGTAGTAATAGTAAATATTACACAGTGGCCTGAGAAGAGAAGAAATCCAGAAGGTAAGGTTGTAGAAGTTTTAGGTAAAAAGGGAGAAAAGGGAATTGATATTTTAACAATAATAAAGAAATATAAATTACCAGAAGAATTCCCAGCAAAGGTTAAAAATTATGCATTAAATATACCTCAAGAGATACCAGAAGAAGAATTTGATAATCAAAGTAGAGAAGATTTAACAGACGTTACAATGGTAACTATTGATGGAGAAGATGCCAAGGATTTAGATGATGCAGTATCTATAAAGAAACTTGATAACGGAAACTATTTATTAGGAGTACATATTGCAGATGTATCTCACTATGTAAAAGAAAAAAATCCGCTAGACAGAGAAGCTTTAAAAAGAGCAACTTCAGTTTATCTAATAAATAAGGTAATACCAATGCTTCCAAAAGAATTATCTAATGGTATATGTAGTCTGAATCCTAAAGTAAACAGACTTGCAATGACTTGTTTTATGGAAATAAATGATAAAGGTAAAGTTGTAGATTATAGAATTACAAAAAGTATAATAAAGACAAACGAAAGAATGACATACACTGATGTAACTAAGATATTAAGAGATAAAGATGAAGAAACTATAGAAAAGTATAAGGATTTATATGAAGACTTTAAGTTAATGGAGAAATTATGTGAAATTCTATATAAAAAGAGAATTTCAAGAGGTGCAATAGATTTCGAATTTGAAGAAAGTAAGATAATTTTAGATGATAACGGAAAGCCAATAGATGTAAAACCATATGAACGTGCTATTGCAAATAGAATAATAGAAGAATTTATGCTTGTTTGTAATGAAACTGTAGCTGAACATATGTATTGGACTAAGCTTCCTTTTGTATATAGAATACATGAGGACCCAGATGAAGAAAAACTTCAAAGATTTAGAGAATTTGCATATAACTTAGGATACTTTATAAAACCAAGTAAAGAAGTACATCCAAAAGCATTACAAGAGATAATTGAATCAGTAAAGGGTAAAAAAGAAGAAACTGTAGTAAATACGTTACTTCTTAGATCATTAAAACAAGCAAGATATGCACCTCAATGCGTAGGACACTTTGGTCTTGCAGCAAAATTCTATTGTCACTTTACATCACCTATAAGAAGATATCCAGATTTAATTATTCATAGAATAATTAAAGAATCATTGGATGGAACTATAGATGAAAACAGATTTAGACAATTAGAAAGTGCAGTAGATTATGCATCTATGCAATCATCTGATATGGAAAGACTTGCAATGGAAGCTGAAAGAGAAGTTGATGACTTAAAGAAAGCAGAATATATGAGTACCAAGATAGGAGAAGAATATACTGGTATAGTATCTTCTGTAACTAATTTTGGAATGTTTGTTCAACTTCCTAATACAATAGAAGGATTAATTCATATAAGTACTATGGATGATGATTATTATGTATATGATGAAGATCATTTATGTTTAGTTGGTGAGAGAAGAAAGAATGTATATAGACTAGGTGATGAGGCAAAAATAAGAGTATCAAGAGTAGACTTAGCATCATATGAAATATACTTTGATTTAATAAAAGAGGAAGAAGAAAATGAAGAACATGAAATACCAGAAATGCCTATAGAGAATATAGGAGAACAATTGATTTTATCAGAAGAAGATGAAAGATTAAATGATGAAATAGATAAAATGTTAAATAAGTAA